In Acidiphilium acidophilum, one genomic interval encodes:
- a CDS encoding helix-turn-helix domain-containing protein has translation MHFNEIGQQLRAYRMESGLKAEEIAARLGVSRAALYRYEKGEVIKLDTVKRLAELLKISPLTLLGIGVEYYSRPIGYLERIRQLEETADQILQLYGPVCYLTTSDEYDSILAQIFEEHAEATGVDRGMARTAAEQVLSALSARKRMFIARRPSVIAIFTVSAVEKFLSEGVAGILPLSDRLKAQCRDVARHEVERMVDLMESEPIGLQFGLIAGAELNGPFMLLRTRDRASLAINPFPTDAPPGAQCGVAMITSAEDAVMTHQRIAEATWREAIKGQAAAKQIKALLAKQAN, from the coding sequence ATGCATTTCAATGAAATAGGCCAGCAGCTTCGGGCCTATCGGATGGAATCCGGACTCAAAGCCGAGGAAATTGCCGCGAGGCTTGGCGTATCGCGCGCGGCCCTCTATCGGTACGAGAAGGGTGAGGTCATCAAGCTCGACACCGTCAAGCGCCTTGCTGAACTTCTCAAGATCTCACCTTTGACCCTTTTGGGCATTGGCGTGGAATACTACAGTCGTCCGATCGGATATCTTGAGCGGATTCGCCAGCTCGAGGAAACCGCCGATCAAATCCTCCAGCTTTATGGGCCGGTCTGTTACCTGACGACGTCGGATGAATACGATTCGATCCTTGCGCAAATTTTCGAAGAGCATGCCGAAGCAACCGGGGTCGATCGTGGAATGGCACGGACGGCCGCCGAACAAGTCCTTAGTGCGCTATCCGCACGCAAGAGAATGTTCATCGCGCGCCGTCCTTCGGTAATCGCCATTTTTACGGTTTCAGCGGTTGAGAAATTCCTATCGGAAGGGGTTGCGGGCATCCTGCCGCTTTCGGATAGGCTCAAGGCGCAATGCCGGGATGTGGCTCGTCATGAGGTTGAACGCATGGTTGATCTGATGGAGAGTGAGCCGATCGGGTTGCAGTTCGGCTTGATTGCGGGCGCAGAATTGAACGGGCCGTTCATGCTTCTGAGAACACGGGACCGGGCCTCTCTCGCCATAAACCCATTTCCGACGGACGCGCCTCCCGGTGCACAATGTGGGGTAGCCATGATTACGAGCGCGGAAGATGCGGTCATGACGCACCAGCGTATCGCGGAGGCAACCTGGCGGGAAGCAATCAAGGGGCAGGCCGCCGCCAAGCAGATCAAAGCACTGCTCGCCAAGCAGGCGAACTGA
- the sseA gene encoding 3-mercaptopyruvate sulfurtransferase, with amino-acid sequence MHTLISSDALAAHLADPGLIIFDASFYLPHENRDPLALFHQKHIPGALFFDIDDVSDHQSSIPHMAPDPVTFERMIGDFGVSNSSTIVAYDQRGLFSAARVWWLFRLFGHDRVQVLDGGLPKWLAEHRPIESGHAPAKREAHFTARLNPAFVRSIAQVKENLDTQSEIVIDARSADRFSGAAPEPRPGVRSGHVPGARSLPFGELLNPDGTLKSSDALRTIFNAIGINETVAPVTMCGSGVTGTVVSLALVHAGLPPGALYDGSWAEWGGSPDTQVEKSV; translated from the coding sequence ATGCACACTTTGATTTCCTCCGATGCTCTTGCGGCTCATCTCGCAGATCCTGGCCTGATCATCTTCGATGCGTCGTTTTACCTCCCGCATGAAAATCGTGATCCTTTGGCTCTGTTCCATCAGAAGCACATCCCCGGAGCGCTCTTCTTCGACATTGATGATGTATCCGATCATCAATCGTCGATTCCGCATATGGCACCGGATCCTGTCACATTCGAGAGAATGATTGGAGACTTCGGTGTATCGAATTCATCCACGATCGTGGCATACGACCAACGTGGATTGTTTTCGGCAGCGCGGGTGTGGTGGCTGTTTCGACTGTTCGGTCATGATCGCGTTCAAGTTTTGGACGGCGGGTTGCCCAAATGGCTGGCGGAGCACCGCCCGATCGAGTCAGGTCACGCGCCCGCAAAACGAGAAGCGCATTTCACCGCAAGGCTGAATCCGGCATTCGTCAGGTCGATCGCTCAGGTCAAGGAAAATCTTGATACACAGAGCGAAATCGTCATCGATGCACGGTCAGCGGATCGGTTCAGCGGTGCCGCTCCCGAACCCCGACCCGGCGTCCGAAGCGGCCATGTTCCCGGAGCCCGATCTCTTCCGTTTGGAGAATTGCTCAATCCTGACGGCACACTGAAATCATCCGACGCGTTGCGCACGATATTCAACGCAATTGGAATCAACGAGACCGTCGCACCGGTAACGATGTGTGGATCGGGCGTCACCGGCACAGTCGTATCGCTCGCTTTAGTACACGCTGGCCTTCCCCCAGGCGCGCTATATGACGGCTCGTGGGCCGAATGGGGTGGCTCACCAGACACTCAAGTGGAAAAATCAGTATGA
- the metC gene encoding cystathionine beta-lyase translates to MSTNRFETRLGLSGRRPVKSHGYVNPKLVRGSTVLYPNCADRREIGKRRLEQAEIYGLYGTETHFALESMIAEIEGGTHCQIVSSGLAAITVPLLAYLKAGDRILVPDSVYGPTRRFCDATLSKFGVTTTYYDPMIVERDLRAMLTAEAKVVFVESPGSHTFEVQDVPMICRVTHDFGGKVFMDNTWGIRNFMPFSHGVDVSIQALTKYIGGHSDIILGAITVASEEDWSWLRAGALDLGQYASPDDCWLALRGARTLNVRLDAQEANALRIAEWMSTRPEVQKVLHPALPSCVGHEFWKRDFSGSCGLFGVVFQPDFDYQAVVAMVDSLQLFGIGASWGGYESLALPTSFTITRSRNTGEFGGEMLRLQIGLEHVEDLIDDLVAGLAVLRSQQRTHVASAPCFADEMLDLYGNEPKI, encoded by the coding sequence ATGAGTACGAACCGGTTCGAAACGCGCCTCGGATTAAGCGGCCGGCGTCCTGTGAAATCCCACGGCTATGTTAATCCGAAATTGGTCCGCGGTTCGACGGTGCTCTACCCGAATTGTGCCGATCGTCGCGAGATTGGTAAGCGGCGGCTCGAGCAGGCAGAAATCTATGGGCTGTACGGCACCGAGACGCATTTCGCCCTTGAATCGATGATTGCCGAAATCGAAGGTGGAACGCACTGCCAGATCGTTTCGTCCGGGCTGGCAGCTATCACGGTGCCGTTGCTCGCCTATCTCAAGGCAGGTGACCGCATTCTGGTGCCGGATTCTGTCTACGGGCCAACGCGGCGATTTTGCGATGCAACGCTGTCGAAATTCGGCGTAACCACAACCTACTACGATCCGATGATTGTCGAGCGCGATCTCCGCGCCATGCTCACAGCCGAAGCCAAAGTCGTATTCGTTGAAAGCCCAGGTAGTCATACGTTCGAAGTACAGGATGTTCCCATGATCTGCCGCGTCACGCATGACTTCGGCGGCAAGGTGTTCATGGACAATACCTGGGGTATTCGCAACTTCATGCCGTTCAGTCATGGCGTCGATGTATCCATTCAGGCGCTTACCAAATATATCGGCGGTCATTCCGATATCATACTTGGCGCAATTACGGTCGCATCCGAAGAAGACTGGTCCTGGCTTCGGGCAGGGGCGCTCGATCTGGGACAGTATGCCTCGCCGGACGATTGCTGGCTCGCATTGCGCGGCGCGCGAACCCTGAATGTCCGGCTCGACGCTCAGGAAGCCAATGCGCTGCGGATTGCGGAATGGATGTCCACAAGGCCGGAAGTACAAAAAGTACTTCATCCTGCCCTTCCCTCATGCGTCGGTCATGAATTCTGGAAACGCGATTTTTCCGGTTCGTGCGGCCTGTTCGGCGTCGTATTTCAACCGGATTTCGACTATCAGGCCGTCGTCGCCATGGTCGACAGCTTGCAGTTGTTCGGGATTGGTGCCTCTTGGGGCGGGTACGAAAGCCTCGCGCTTCCTACCAGCTTCACCATAACCCGCAGCCGCAATACCGGGGAGTTCGGCGGTGAAATGTTGCGGCTACAAATCGGGCTTGAACACGTCGAAGACTTGATCGATGATCTTGTTGCTGGGCTGGCCGTTTTACGGAGCCAGCAAAGAACGCACGTTGCTTCTGCTCCATGCTTCGCAGATGAAATGCTGGATCTGTACGGCAATGAGCCCAAGATATGA
- the hisI gene encoding phosphoribosyl-AMP cyclohydrolase, translating to MNTEQAPAYRFNDSGLIPVIAQQYDTGEVLMLAWMNEEAIATTLRTNQVCYFSRSRNKLWIKGESSGHFQKLIELRLDCDGDTILALVDQTGPACHTGAHNCFFNNITIDNHHS from the coding sequence ATGAATACTGAGCAAGCCCCCGCATACCGTTTCAATGATTCAGGGCTGATCCCCGTCATTGCCCAGCAATATGATACGGGTGAGGTGCTCATGCTTGCCTGGATGAACGAGGAGGCCATCGCGACCACTCTGCGCACCAACCAAGTTTGCTATTTCAGCCGGAGCCGCAACAAGTTATGGATCAAAGGAGAAAGTTCTGGTCACTTCCAGAAACTGATTGAGCTCCGGCTCGACTGCGATGGTGACACAATATTGGCGCTAGTCGATCAAACTGGCCCCGCTTGTCATACCGGGGCCCACAACTGTTTTTTTAATAATATCACTATCGATAATCATCATTCTTAA
- a CDS encoding HesB/IscA family protein, which translates to MSTTNTPDRAISRTLPPLMRLTEAAVERLQSLYTRGEAGKMLRIGINTKGCSGMSYQMDWVETKSPTDESVTEQGITVLIDRKATLFLIGTVMDYKSDKFTSGFTFENPNEKGRCGCGESFHV; encoded by the coding sequence ATGAGCACGACCAATACGCCCGATCGAGCGATATCACGGACGCTCCCGCCTCTCATGCGACTTACGGAAGCTGCCGTCGAGCGACTTCAAAGTCTCTATACGCGGGGCGAAGCCGGGAAGATGCTCCGTATCGGCATCAACACCAAGGGCTGCTCCGGAATGTCGTATCAGATGGATTGGGTTGAAACAAAGTCACCAACTGATGAAAGTGTAACCGAACAAGGTATTACCGTGCTGATTGATCGCAAAGCGACGCTATTCCTGATTGGAACGGTGATGGATTATAAATCTGACAAATTTACATCCGGTTTCACCTTTGAAAATCCCAACGAGAAGGGGCGTTGCGGCTGTGGCGAAAGTTTTCATGTTTAA
- a CDS encoding SUF system Fe-S cluster assembly protein: MNEYNTQTEPVSTWTPEGENVAPPTEDAVIAAIATVYDPEIPVNIFELGLIYAIEIEAGTVKVEMTLTAPACPSAQELPEAVRLAVGAIPGVTEVQVETVWDPPWDMSRMSDEARLAVNMF; encoded by the coding sequence ATGAATGAATATAACACGCAGACAGAGCCGGTTTCGACATGGACCCCTGAGGGAGAAAATGTTGCGCCGCCGACTGAGGATGCAGTGATTGCCGCGATTGCGACGGTCTACGATCCGGAAATTCCGGTTAACATTTTCGAGCTGGGCCTGATTTACGCGATCGAAATCGAGGCAGGGACTGTCAAGGTCGAGATGACTTTGACCGCGCCGGCATGTCCCAGCGCTCAGGAACTGCCCGAGGCGGTGCGCCTTGCAGTGGGTGCAATTCCCGGTGTCACAGAAGTTCAGGTCGAGACAGTCTGGGATCCGCCCTGGGATATGTCGCGTATGAGCGACGAAGCCCGCCTTGCAGTCAACATGTTTTGA
- the sufU gene encoding Fe-S cluster assembly sulfur transfer protein SufU, whose amino-acid sequence MTATSDDLYQDLIMDRARNPCHTGRLEPFDAEAQGDNPMCGDRVMLRLRYDGTRVGALMHETRGCAICIAAADLMADAVIDFEPAAAFDLADQFDSMILTGSAPEQSSFAKLRAFSGVHLYRSRHRCAMLPWQALRIALSQKTDLYHE is encoded by the coding sequence ATGACTGCGACTTCCGACGATCTTTATCAGGATCTCATCATGGATCGTGCGCGCAATCCTTGCCACACAGGTCGGTTGGAGCCGTTCGATGCCGAAGCGCAAGGCGATAATCCTATGTGCGGCGATCGGGTCATGTTGCGGCTCCGATACGATGGGACCCGCGTTGGAGCGCTGATGCATGAAACCCGAGGATGCGCAATTTGTATAGCCGCAGCTGATCTGATGGCAGATGCGGTGATCGATTTTGAGCCCGCGGCCGCTTTCGATCTCGCCGACCAGTTCGACTCGATGATATTGACGGGTAGTGCGCCCGAGCAATCGTCATTCGCAAAATTGCGCGCCTTTTCTGGCGTTCATCTTTATCGGTCACGCCATCGTTGCGCCATGCTCCCTTGGCAAGCTCTACGCATTGCCCTGAGCCAGAAGACGGACCTTTATCATGAATGA
- a CDS encoding aminotransferase class V-fold PLP-dependent enzyme, which translates to MSTAVLREMSFDVDRIRADFPILAQKVYGRDLVFLDSAASAQKPKVVIDAMVSTMESRYANVHRGLHWMSERCSDDFEAARDKVAHFLNADRNEIVFVRNATEGINLVAQTFGRKTLGPGSAVVVSEMEHHANLVPWQMLRDQQGPELRVVKITDAGEIDFTDLERQFSDGKVKLLAVTHMSNVLGTYTPVERLAEFAHAHGAKILIDGAQAVVHRAVDVKAIDADFYVFSGHKLYGPTGIGVLYGRRELLDQMPPFMGGGEMIRSVSYAGSTWAEPPYRFEAGTPAIIEAIGLGAAIDYVSAIGFEAISAHERLLTDHAMATLAALKGVQAIGHAQDRGGVVSFTVEGIHSHDVATLLDKQGIAVRAGFHCAEPLVRRLGLESTTRASFGVYTTTSEIDALATGLRRVQQVFGQ; encoded by the coding sequence ATGAGCACCGCTGTACTTCGCGAGATGAGCTTCGATGTGGACCGGATCAGGGCTGATTTTCCGATCCTTGCCCAGAAGGTTTACGGTCGGGATCTGGTGTTTTTGGATAGTGCCGCTTCGGCGCAGAAGCCGAAGGTAGTGATCGATGCGATGGTAAGCACGATGGAATCACGTTACGCCAACGTCCATCGCGGTCTGCACTGGATGAGCGAACGATGCTCCGATGATTTCGAGGCAGCGCGCGACAAGGTGGCACACTTCCTGAATGCGGACCGCAACGAGATCGTTTTCGTCCGTAATGCGACGGAAGGTATCAACCTTGTTGCACAGACCTTTGGCCGAAAGACACTCGGGCCTGGCAGTGCTGTTGTTGTCAGCGAAATGGAGCACCATGCCAACCTTGTGCCGTGGCAGATGTTGCGTGATCAGCAGGGGCCGGAACTTCGGGTCGTGAAAATTACCGATGCCGGGGAAATTGATTTCACCGATCTGGAACGGCAATTTTCAGACGGCAAAGTGAAACTTCTTGCGGTTACGCATATGTCGAATGTGCTCGGGACTTATACTCCGGTCGAACGACTGGCTGAGTTTGCCCACGCACATGGCGCGAAGATCCTCATTGATGGCGCACAAGCCGTGGTTCATCGTGCTGTGGACGTCAAAGCAATCGACGCGGATTTTTACGTATTCTCCGGCCATAAGCTCTACGGTCCAACCGGAATCGGCGTGCTGTATGGACGGCGTGAGTTGCTGGATCAGATGCCGCCGTTCATGGGTGGCGGCGAAATGATCCGCAGCGTGAGCTACGCAGGCTCGACATGGGCAGAGCCGCCGTATCGGTTCGAGGCGGGCACCCCCGCGATCATTGAAGCGATTGGACTGGGTGCGGCTATCGATTACGTTAGTGCGATCGGGTTCGAAGCGATTTCAGCGCATGAACGATTGCTCACCGACCATGCGATGGCAACTCTGGCAGCGCTTAAAGGCGTACAAGCCATTGGTCATGCGCAGGACCGGGGAGGCGTTGTATCATTCACTGTGGAGGGTATCCACTCACATGATGTCGCAACGCTGCTCGACAAACAGGGCATTGCGGTTCGGGCCGGATTTCATTGCGCCGAACCCCTGGTCCGACGTTTGGGCCTGGAAAGTACGACCCGTGCGTCGTTTGGCGTTTATACGACGACGAGCGAGATTGATGCTTTGGCAACCGGTCTGCGACGTGTTCAGCAGGTTTTCGGGCAATGA
- the sufD gene encoding Fe-S cluster assembly protein SufD yields the protein MTVDTFFDRSDVASLVGGSVHREAAASLIRSQGWPTRRNEAWHFTDLNARLRTLDLALPAPPPDAASLVPETTGPRLVFVNGRYVEGLSHSLPFVTLRAFEPGPCGSAILPMVALNSAIATEGAAFEIAEGSDAGVVCLVSVADATYDSVISPRHRIVLQADAKLTIVEIAQGRGVYLHNPVIEIELAAGAVLKHYRLQNESIDAVHVTTILVDIGTRAQYEAFTLTCGAKLGRNEIHASLRGPNADVHLNAAQLLSGVQHGDITTVVAHHAPNCSSRQTVKSVLAGAARGVFQGRIEVDRVAQKTDGYQMNQALLLSPDAEIDCKPELEIFADDVKCSHGATIGALDPEQLFYLRSRGIPEAEARAILIRAFLDEALEPVTDHAAREVFETAITEWWHRNKL from the coding sequence TGGCTCGGTCCATCGGGAGGCGGCGGCATCGTTGATTCGATCTCAAGGGTGGCCGACGCGGCGAAACGAGGCGTGGCACTTCACGGATCTCAACGCCCGGCTTCGGACACTCGACCTGGCGCTGCCGGCACCGCCTCCGGATGCTGCATCTCTTGTTCCAGAGACTACAGGGCCTCGGCTTGTCTTTGTCAACGGTCGGTATGTCGAAGGGCTGTCGCATTCTTTGCCGTTCGTGACGCTACGGGCGTTTGAACCTGGTCCGTGTGGCAGCGCAATACTGCCGATGGTGGCTCTCAACTCTGCAATTGCGACTGAGGGGGCGGCGTTCGAAATTGCCGAAGGAAGCGACGCCGGCGTCGTCTGTCTGGTCTCGGTGGCCGATGCGACTTACGACAGCGTGATTTCACCGCGGCATCGCATTGTTCTGCAAGCCGATGCCAAGCTGACCATCGTGGAAATCGCCCAGGGACGTGGCGTTTATCTGCACAATCCGGTCATCGAAATCGAGCTGGCGGCAGGAGCGGTGCTGAAACACTATCGACTGCAGAATGAATCGATCGACGCGGTACACGTGACCACGATTCTCGTCGATATTGGAACTCGGGCGCAATATGAAGCATTTACGCTCACCTGCGGCGCTAAACTCGGCCGTAACGAGATTCACGCAAGCCTTAGGGGGCCAAACGCCGATGTTCATCTTAACGCTGCGCAATTGCTTTCGGGCGTGCAGCATGGTGATATTACTACTGTTGTTGCCCACCACGCCCCGAACTGCTCATCTCGTCAGACAGTGAAATCCGTTTTGGCCGGTGCGGCGCGCGGTGTCTTTCAGGGACGAATTGAAGTCGATCGTGTCGCCCAGAAGACAGACGGATATCAGATGAATCAGGCGTTGCTGCTTTCGCCAGACGCAGAAATCGACTGTAAGCCGGAACTTGAAATTTTTGCCGATGACGTGAAGTGCAGCCATGGGGCGACCATCGGCGCGCTTGATCCCGAGCAATTGTTCTATCTCCGAAGCCGAGGAATTCCTGAAGCAGAGGCGCGCGCGATATTGATACGTGCCTTTCTGGACGAAGCCCTTGAACCGGTGACAGATCATGCGGCTCGCGAGGTGTTTGAGACGGCTATTACGGAATGGTGGCATCGGAACAAATTGTAA